A genomic segment from Lagenorhynchus albirostris chromosome X, mLagAlb1.1, whole genome shotgun sequence encodes:
- the LOC132513473 gene encoding LOW QUALITY PROTEIN: HIV Tat-specific factor 1-like (The sequence of the model RefSeq protein was modified relative to this genomic sequence to represent the inferred CDS: substituted 1 base at 1 genomic stop codon) → MSGNNLDENDEFDEQLRMQELYGGTEDGDTEKDPGGENDSFQQQPTDTPNEWDLDKKAWFPEITEDFIATYQANYGFSNDGASSSTANVQDVSARTAEEPPQRKSPEPSDTKKRGEKRKGESGWFHPDESRDTNVYVSGLPPDITVDEFIQLMSTFGIMMTEPQTEEFKVKLYKDNQGNLKGDGLCCYLKRESVELALKLLDDDEIRGYRLHVEVAKFPLKGEYDTSKKKKKCKDYKKKLSVWQKHLDWRPERRAGPSRMRHKRVVITRNMFHPCISQTNVQEAATEMEFEEPTDEKKSEKTEDGGELEEDASEKDAKESGPEKEAEEDCPQKESEESCLERVFEEGSPKRVREEDFPDRESGERSPEKEHEEGSPKKKSKENGAEREPKKKRLKTDPDENGLEKGFEKEGSEKEFSENILKKXVEENNSEKSEFEGNSSGKMFDEEGSEKAFDEESDEKEEDSTERGTVGDSGNVKEEGPLSTGSSFVLSSDDDDEDDDDV, encoded by the coding sequence ATGAGCGGCAACAACTTGGATGAGAACGACGAGTTTGATGAGCAGTTGCGAATGCAAGAATTGTACGGAGGCACTGAGGACGGCGACACCGAGAAAGATCCCGGTGGAGAAAACGATTCTTTCCAGCAGCAGCCGACTGACACCCCAAACGAGTGGGACCTGGACAAGAAGGCTTGGTTCCCCGAGATCACTGAAGATTTTATTGCTACATATCAGGCCAATTATGGCTTTTCTAATGACGGTGCGTCTAGTTCTACTGCGAATGTCCAAGATGTCAGTGCTAGGACTGCAGAGGAACCTCCACAAAGAAAATCCCCCGAACCCAGTGATACCaaaaagaggggagaaaagagaaagggtgaATCAGGATGGTTTCATCCTGATGAAAGCAGAGACACAAATGTGTATGTTTCTGGTCTGCCTCCAGATATTACAGTGGATGAATTTATACAGCTCATGTCCACGTTTGGCATTATGATGACAGAGCCTCAAACAGAGGAATTTAAGGTCAAGCTTTACAAAGATAATCAAGGAAATCTTAAAGGAGATGGACTTTGCTGTTATTTGAAGAGAGAGTCTGTGGAACTTGCATTAAAACTTTTGGATGATGATGAAATTAGAGGCTACAGATTACATGTGGAGGTGGCAAAGTTTCCACTGAAAGGGGAATATGACacctcaaagaagaaaaagaagtgcaAAGACTACAAGAAAAAGCTGTCTGTGTGGCAAAAGCACTTGGATTGGAGACCTGAGAGAAGAGCTGGCCCATCCCGAATGCGCCACAAGCGAGTTGTCATCACCAGAAATATGTTTCACCCTTGCATATCTCAAACGAATGTTCAAGAAGCCGCAACTGAAATGGAATTTGAAGAACCTACAGATGAAAAGAAGTCTGAAAAAACAGAAGATGGGGGAGAACTTGAAGAAGATGCTTCTGAAAAAGATGCTAAAGAAAGTGGCCCTGAAAAAGAGGCTGAAGAAGACTGTCCCCAAAAGGAATCTGAAGAGAGCTGCCTCGAAAGAGTGTTTGAGGAAGGCTCTCCCAAAAGAGTGCGTGAAGAAGACTTCCCCGACAGAGAGTCCGGAGAACGCAGCCCCGAGAAAGAGCATGAAGAGGGTAGTCCTAAAAAAAAGTCGAAAGAGAATGGTGCAGAAAGAGAGCCCAAAAAGAAGAGACTCAAAACAGATCCTGATGAGAACGGCCTTGAGAAAGGTTTTGAGAAAGAGGGCTCTGAGAAGGAATTTAGTGAAAACATTCTTAAAAAATAGGTAGAAGAAAATAACTCTGAAAAATCAGAATTCGAAGGTAACAGCTCTGGGAAAATGTTTGATGAAGAAGGCTCTGAGAAGGCGTTTGACGAAGAGTCAGATGAGAAGGAAGAAGATTCCACTGAGAGAGGGACTGTGGGTGATTCAGGGAATGTTAAGGAGGAAGGGCCCCTGTCCACAGGCAGCAGCTTTGTCCTCAGTAGTGATGATGACGATGAAGACGATGATGACGTTTAA